A genome region from Aphelocoma coerulescens isolate FSJ_1873_10779 chromosome Z unlocalized genomic scaffold, UR_Acoe_1.0 ChrZ, whole genome shotgun sequence includes the following:
- the LOC138103629 gene encoding uncharacterized protein isoform X1, translated as MLLRSGREKPYQMPLHGSQSVEKQLLLTNMKTAPGKPVFSLRETVKCYILTEDSKPVHFDIDEDGHHEISTKDSQSHEDIAWLSVFTRNEAAVTDKPLVGLKDSKNLVILTQRSKLNEFVLLCKGKKHLSLKVLKASCSEPDYPSMERCNMKTCNHEDPDFKQLSEDNNFFIMHYQGDSVQFQCYEDTSYYLCVNDDSLDIRKLENKEPKEDKKFHFRVSYLQEK; from the exons ATGCTGCTCCGCTCAGGCCGTGAAAAACCATATCAAATGCCTCTCCATGGAAGCCAGTCTGTGGAGAAGCAATTACTGCTTACAAATATGAAAACAGCTCCTGGAAAGCCAG TGTTTAGCCTGCGAGAAACAGTGAAATGTTACATACTAACTGAAGACTCAAAACCAGTGCATTTTGACATAGATGAAGATGGTCATCATGAAATATCTACCAAGGATTCACAATCCCATGAAG ATATTGCGTGGTTAAGCGTGTTCACAAGGAATGAAGCAGCAGTTACTGATAAGCCTCTTGTGGGATTAAAAG ATTCAAAAAATTTGGTGATCCTCACACAGAGATCAAAGCTTAATGAATTTGTTCTGTTGTGCAAGGGTAAGAAGCATCTGTCTCTGAAG GTCTTAAAAGCATCCTGTTCAGAGCCAGATTATCCTTCAATGGAGAGATGCAATATGAAAACCTGCAACCATGAAGATCCTGACTTTAAACAG CTGAGTGAAGATAATAACTTTTTCATCATGCATTACCAAGGAGATTCAGTGCAGTTCCAATGCTATGAAGATACAAGTTACTATCTGTGTGTGAACGACGACTCACTTGATATTCGCAAGCTGGAAAACAAAGAACCCAAGGAGGACAAAAAGTTTCACTTCAGGGTGTCATATTTACAAGAAAAGTAA
- the LOC138103629 gene encoding uncharacterized protein isoform X2, whose amino-acid sequence MLLRSGREKPYQMPLHGSQSVEKQLLLTNMKTAPGKPVFSLRETVKCYILTEDSKPVHFDIDEDGHHEISTKDSQSHEDSKNLVILTQRSKLNEFVLLCKGKKHLSLKVLKASCSEPDYPSMERCNMKTCNHEDPDFKQLSEDNNFFIMHYQGDSVQFQCYEDTSYYLCVNDDSLDIRKLENKEPKEDKKFHFRVSYLQEK is encoded by the exons ATGCTGCTCCGCTCAGGCCGTGAAAAACCATATCAAATGCCTCTCCATGGAAGCCAGTCTGTGGAGAAGCAATTACTGCTTACAAATATGAAAACAGCTCCTGGAAAGCCAG TGTTTAGCCTGCGAGAAACAGTGAAATGTTACATACTAACTGAAGACTCAAAACCAGTGCATTTTGACATAGATGAAGATGGTCATCATGAAATATCTACCAAGGATTCACAATCCCATGAAG ATTCAAAAAATTTGGTGATCCTCACACAGAGATCAAAGCTTAATGAATTTGTTCTGTTGTGCAAGGGTAAGAAGCATCTGTCTCTGAAG GTCTTAAAAGCATCCTGTTCAGAGCCAGATTATCCTTCAATGGAGAGATGCAATATGAAAACCTGCAACCATGAAGATCCTGACTTTAAACAG CTGAGTGAAGATAATAACTTTTTCATCATGCATTACCAAGGAGATTCAGTGCAGTTCCAATGCTATGAAGATACAAGTTACTATCTGTGTGTGAACGACGACTCACTTGATATTCGCAAGCTGGAAAACAAAGAACCCAAGGAGGACAAAAAGTTTCACTTCAGGGTGTCATATTTACAAGAAAAGTAA